In the genome of Thermoplasmata archaeon, one region contains:
- a CDS encoding valine--tRNA ligase, whose product MAEPKLRETNWDPKLEESLLATWAREPELYRFAPRTGQSVYVIDTPPPYPSGSWHIGAVMAYSMIDMLARAQRMLGKAVLFPFGLDRNGINIERTVEKKSGKPLHLWDREAFIAECRREIEAIGNGLLELAHRAGMSADFDHVYFTDSDAYRAYSQAVFLELWPRGLFYRGERPTFWCPHDETPLAEADIEYEDRPSQLVWMQFLLEGGGHLPIATTRPELLAACRAVIVHPDDERYRAIQGKTAKVPLVGRSVPVVAHAMARPEFGSGAAMICSYGDNVDLVVFRELRLEPVKAIDERGRMTEAAGSLKGLKIEAARAKAIEELKAHGALEKVEPLAHKTPICSRCQTPIEFISSDAWYLKQLEFRDELKKLANAMDFHPARHRQLLLDWIDSLTIDWPISRRRYYHTEIPLWYCKKCGEALAPPPGKYYRPWKDPAPFTACPKCKGKAFVGEDRVFDTWMDSSCSNLFVSGYRSDATFFAANFPVSLRPQGREIVRTWLYYTTLKSWLVRRSKPFQTVFIHGLGLDAHGRAMHRTLGNVIDPWPYIRKHGADAIRFFAASETNPGDDFRINVDKIGGAGKFLTKLWNIARFVSSFPEPHAGKLSPADEWILAELNRLIEDARGAYEELNLFLPSNRARDFLWNLFAPHYVEMVKARAYEGDAGAVWTLHTCLRGLLQVLAPIAPFSTDLIWREAYGGSVHAEVLPLPRDGIPASRLELTEPLVAFNSEIWKRKREKGLSLNLELSGVSIPEELKPFEPDLRRMHRLA is encoded by the coding sequence ATGGCGGAGCCGAAGCTCCGGGAGACAAACTGGGATCCCAAGCTCGAGGAGTCCCTCCTGGCCACGTGGGCCCGGGAGCCCGAGCTGTATCGCTTCGCCCCCAGGACGGGGCAGTCCGTCTACGTGATCGACACGCCGCCGCCGTACCCCAGCGGATCGTGGCACATCGGCGCCGTCATGGCGTACTCGATGATCGACATGCTCGCCCGCGCCCAGCGCATGCTCGGGAAGGCCGTCCTCTTCCCCTTCGGCCTCGACCGGAACGGGATCAACATCGAGCGCACGGTCGAGAAGAAGTCCGGGAAGCCGCTCCACCTCTGGGACCGGGAGGCGTTCATCGCGGAGTGCCGCAGGGAGATCGAGGCGATCGGGAACGGGCTCCTCGAACTCGCCCACCGGGCCGGGATGTCCGCGGACTTCGACCACGTGTACTTCACGGACTCCGACGCGTACCGCGCGTACAGCCAGGCCGTCTTCCTGGAACTCTGGCCCCGCGGCCTCTTCTACCGCGGCGAGCGGCCCACGTTCTGGTGCCCGCACGACGAGACGCCCCTCGCGGAGGCGGACATCGAGTACGAGGACCGGCCGTCCCAGCTCGTCTGGATGCAGTTCCTACTGGAGGGCGGCGGCCATCTGCCCATCGCAACGACGCGGCCCGAGCTGCTGGCGGCCTGCCGGGCAGTCATCGTCCATCCGGACGACGAGCGCTACCGGGCGATCCAAGGGAAGACCGCGAAGGTCCCCCTCGTCGGCCGCAGCGTGCCCGTCGTGGCCCACGCGATGGCGAGGCCGGAGTTCGGAAGCGGCGCAGCCATGATCTGCTCCTACGGCGACAACGTCGACCTCGTGGTGTTCCGCGAGCTGCGCCTCGAGCCCGTCAAGGCGATCGACGAGCGCGGGCGCATGACCGAGGCCGCGGGCTCGCTGAAGGGGCTCAAGATCGAGGCGGCCCGCGCCAAGGCGATCGAGGAGCTCAAGGCCCACGGCGCCCTGGAGAAGGTCGAGCCCCTCGCCCACAAGACGCCGATCTGCTCCCGATGCCAGACGCCGATCGAGTTCATCTCCTCGGACGCCTGGTACCTGAAGCAGCTCGAGTTCCGCGACGAGCTGAAGAAGCTCGCAAACGCGATGGACTTCCATCCGGCGAGGCATCGGCAGCTCCTCCTGGACTGGATCGACTCCCTCACGATCGACTGGCCCATCTCCCGCCGCCGCTACTACCACACGGAGATCCCCCTCTGGTACTGCAAGAAGTGCGGCGAGGCCCTCGCGCCCCCTCCGGGAAAGTACTACCGGCCCTGGAAGGACCCCGCGCCCTTCACAGCGTGCCCCAAGTGCAAGGGCAAGGCCTTCGTCGGCGAGGACCGCGTGTTTGACACCTGGATGGACTCGAGCTGCTCGAACCTCTTCGTCTCCGGCTACCGCAGCGACGCCACGTTCTTCGCCGCGAACTTCCCCGTGAGCCTGAGACCGCAGGGGCGCGAGATCGTCCGGACCTGGCTCTACTACACGACGCTGAAGTCCTGGCTCGTGCGGCGCTCGAAGCCCTTCCAGACGGTGTTCATCCACGGCCTCGGCCTCGACGCGCACGGGCGCGCCATGCACCGCACCCTCGGCAACGTAATCGACCCCTGGCCCTACATCCGCAAGCACGGGGCCGACGCGATCCGCTTCTTCGCGGCGAGCGAGACGAACCCTGGGGACGACTTCCGCATCAACGTGGACAAGATCGGCGGCGCGGGGAAGTTCCTCACGAAGCTCTGGAACATCGCGCGGTTTGTCTCCTCGTTCCCGGAGCCCCATGCCGGGAAGCTCTCTCCCGCCGACGAGTGGATCCTCGCGGAGCTCAACCGCCTCATCGAGGACGCACGGGGCGCGTACGAAGAACTGAACCTGTTCCTCCCGTCCAATCGCGCTCGGGATTTTCTCTGGAACCTCTTCGCGCCCCACTACGTCGAGATGGTCAAGGCCCGCGCCTACGAAGGTGACGCGGGTGCGGTCTGGACGCTCCACACGTGCCTGCGCGGGCTCTTGCAGGTCCTCGCGCCCATCGCGCCCTTCTCCACGGACCTGATCTGGCGCGAGGCGTACGGGGGCAGCGTACACGCCGAGGTTCTGCCCCTGCCCCGCGACGGGATCCCGGCGTCGCGGCTCGAGCTCAC
- a CDS encoding FtsX-like permease family protein, which produces MDVALIALIGLVAGLVLVLVLLGLRPLLARLAARNIARRKTRVAIVIAGLLVGTAIISSSLVVGDTLRSIFLQDVYTRLDAIDEMVWNSFNGNLYSFPQAYETQIATNLAQVGAPVDGVAPLLLKTMPVRNIAGNKGNQAITVMGLNGSAERGFGALTTLAGASVDVNDLGPSRVYLNQEAAGDLNATRGQDLTLFYGTTNRTLVHVVVQDLVLSQGKAAYQRDPIIIMDLALAQSAFNETGAINAIKVSNTGGVEDGVAYTDAVVQDLRLFIAQQHWNLGVEPVKQEGIDGATQIGAQATELFLVMGAFSIVAGVLLIANIFVMLAEERKQEMGVARALGFLRRELLITFALEGTFYAITAAAIGAATGVGLGWVMIWIFDKVVPHGNVPVTFAFEDGSVLLAFVAGAALTWASILLASWRVSRLNIVHAIRDLPEPGGLARSRQMAVAGGLLLLVGAALSWWGWTADTGLGKIPGLPLAAVGIALAFAADHARLGFTLASGFNIAWLLGPFGLVNPATDNISVAFVTTGLILVGSAILIAVFNVSEVSRALLRRASRDRGRPVLRTAVSYPMDKRFRTGMTIAMFALIMFMITLISMVQGLEQSSLNEFVAQQSGGYDVVAYTTSYGTIPNFRASLMGNFSESEFLNGWNGVASASVLPAKLQAVGGNRTYDYTLWGVDNFLVKSNQYGFYSNLPYVTDANGTRHELQSRTDVWLALRENHSLAIIDRSAAGVNQFAPDPNRLQAVPGDRIRVFDPTGHAVNLTVVGILEQSLQFTSGVFVDINATETVFPAAEQYTAYFFQVAPGTDVTALRTQLEQVYFPYGLQTIDIREQIGQAFDSTQEVLTLMEAYLGIGLLVGIAGLAVVTLRAVVERRTQIGALRAIGFTRGMVLRMFLLEIALIAVLGVGIGVGLGIVFAYKVYLVYFAGVITFSVPWVNLGIIVGIASAAAVACTAQPAIRASRLPPAEALRYSE; this is translated from the coding sequence GTGGACGTCGCCCTGATCGCGCTGATCGGCCTGGTCGCGGGGCTCGTCCTCGTGCTCGTCTTGCTCGGGCTGCGGCCCCTCTTGGCCCGCCTGGCCGCGCGGAACATCGCGCGGCGGAAGACCCGTGTGGCCATCGTGATCGCGGGGCTCCTCGTGGGCACCGCGATCATCTCCTCGAGCCTCGTCGTAGGCGACACCCTGCGGTCCATCTTCCTCCAGGACGTGTACACGCGCCTGGACGCGATCGACGAGATGGTCTGGAACTCGTTCAACGGGAACCTGTACTCCTTCCCGCAGGCGTACGAGACGCAGATCGCCACGAACCTCGCCCAGGTGGGGGCGCCCGTGGATGGGGTCGCGCCGCTGCTCCTGAAGACGATGCCCGTGCGGAACATCGCCGGGAACAAGGGGAACCAGGCGATCACGGTCATGGGGCTGAACGGGAGCGCGGAGCGTGGGTTCGGCGCCCTCACGACCCTCGCCGGCGCGTCGGTCGACGTGAACGACCTCGGTCCGTCCCGGGTGTACCTGAATCAGGAGGCCGCGGGTGACCTGAACGCGACCCGGGGCCAGGACCTCACCCTGTTCTACGGCACGACGAATCGTACCCTGGTCCACGTCGTCGTCCAGGACCTCGTCCTCTCCCAGGGCAAGGCGGCGTACCAGCGGGACCCGATCATCATCATGGATCTCGCCCTGGCTCAGTCCGCGTTCAACGAGACCGGGGCGATCAACGCGATCAAGGTCTCCAACACGGGCGGCGTCGAGGACGGGGTCGCGTACACGGACGCCGTCGTGCAGGACCTCCGCCTGTTCATCGCCCAGCAGCACTGGAACCTGGGCGTGGAGCCCGTGAAGCAGGAGGGGATCGACGGCGCGACCCAGATCGGAGCGCAGGCCACGGAACTCTTCCTGGTCATGGGCGCCTTCTCCATCGTCGCGGGCGTCCTCCTCATCGCGAACATCTTCGTCATGCTTGCGGAGGAGCGGAAGCAGGAGATGGGGGTCGCGCGCGCCCTGGGCTTCCTGCGGCGGGAGCTGTTGATCACGTTCGCCCTCGAGGGGACGTTCTACGCGATCACCGCGGCGGCGATCGGCGCCGCGACGGGCGTGGGCCTCGGCTGGGTCATGATCTGGATCTTCGACAAGGTCGTGCCCCACGGCAACGTCCCCGTGACGTTCGCGTTCGAGGACGGCAGCGTGCTCCTCGCGTTCGTCGCAGGCGCCGCGCTGACCTGGGCCTCCATCCTCCTCGCCTCCTGGCGGGTCTCGCGGCTCAACATCGTCCACGCGATCCGGGATCTCCCGGAGCCCGGCGGCCTCGCCCGGTCGCGGCAGATGGCCGTCGCGGGAGGGCTGCTACTCCTCGTGGGCGCTGCGCTCTCGTGGTGGGGCTGGACCGCGGACACGGGCCTCGGGAAGATTCCGGGGCTGCCCCTGGCCGCCGTGGGGATCGCCCTCGCGTTCGCGGCGGACCACGCGCGGCTCGGCTTCACCCTGGCCTCCGGGTTCAACATCGCCTGGCTTCTCGGTCCCTTCGGCCTCGTGAACCCGGCCACGGACAACATCTCCGTGGCGTTCGTGACCACGGGGCTCATCCTCGTGGGCTCGGCCATCCTGATCGCCGTGTTCAACGTGAGCGAGGTGTCCCGCGCCCTCCTCCGGCGCGCGAGCCGGGACCGCGGCCGGCCCGTCCTGCGTACCGCGGTCTCGTATCCCATGGACAAGCGCTTCCGCACGGGGATGACGATCGCCATGTTCGCCCTGATCATGTTCATGATCACCCTGATCTCCATGGTCCAAGGGCTCGAGCAGTCGAGCCTGAACGAGTTCGTCGCCCAGCAGAGCGGAGGCTACGACGTCGTCGCCTACACGACGAGTTACGGGACGATCCCGAACTTCCGGGCGAGCCTCATGGGGAACTTCTCGGAGAGCGAGTTCCTGAACGGCTGGAACGGGGTCGCGAGCGCGAGCGTGCTCCCCGCGAAGCTCCAGGCCGTCGGCGGCAATCGGACGTACGACTACACGCTCTGGGGCGTGGACAACTTCCTCGTGAAGAGCAACCAGTACGGGTTCTACAGCAACTTGCCGTACGTCACGGACGCGAACGGGACGCGGCACGAGCTCCAGAGCCGCACGGACGTCTGGCTGGCGCTCCGGGAGAACCACAGCCTGGCGATCATCGACCGGAGCGCGGCGGGCGTGAACCAGTTCGCCCCGGACCCGAACCGCCTCCAGGCCGTGCCGGGGGACCGGATCCGGGTCTTCGATCCGACCGGGCATGCGGTGAACCTGACCGTGGTGGGCATCCTGGAGCAGTCCCTCCAGTTCACCTCCGGGGTGTTCGTGGACATCAACGCGACGGAGACCGTGTTCCCCGCGGCCGAGCAGTACACGGCGTACTTCTTCCAAGTCGCCCCCGGGACCGACGTGACCGCCCTGCGGACGCAGCTCGAGCAGGTGTACTTCCCGTACGGGCTCCAGACGATCGACATCCGGGAGCAGATCGGCCAGGCGTTCGACTCGACCCAGGAGGTCCTCACGCTCATGGAGGCGTACCTGGGCATCGGCCTCCTCGTCGGGATCGCGGGGCTCGCGGTGGTCACCCTCCGCGCGGTGGTCGAGCGCCGGACGCAGATCGGGGCGCTCCGGGCCATCGGCTTCACGCGGGGCATGGTCCTCCGGATGTTCCTCCTGGAAATCGCCCTGATCGCGGTCCTCGGCGTAGGGATCGGCGTGGGCCTCGGGATCGTGTTTGCGTACAAGGTGTACCTCGTGTACTTCGCGGGCGTCATCACGTTCAGCGTGCCCTGGGTGAACCTGGGGATCATCGTGGGCATCGCGTCCGCGGCGGCCGTGGCGTGCACGGCCCAGCCCGCGATCCGCGCGTCTCGGCTCCCTCCCGCGGAGGCCCTCCGGTACTCCGAGTGA
- a CDS encoding ABC transporter ATP-binding protein → MSDVPMVRAVNAEKVYNSGPVTVHALRGVSLDIPRGEMVAIMGPSGCGKTTLLNCFSGLDDLTSGDVRIEGVSLASMDDDAKSRYRSRRMGFVFQSYNLLPVLTTVENVELPLLVAKAPAKEARRRALALLKAVELEGWEDHKPAQLSAGQQQRVAIARALVNDPAIVWADEPTGNLDSETSTQIMDLLVRLNREQGQTLVLVTHDATVSSRAHRILKMRNGQIVEEQRLR, encoded by the coding sequence ATGTCCGACGTGCCCATGGTGCGCGCGGTGAACGCCGAGAAGGTGTACAACTCGGGACCTGTGACCGTCCACGCGCTGCGCGGCGTGAGCCTGGACATCCCGCGGGGCGAGATGGTCGCCATCATGGGACCGTCCGGGTGCGGTAAGACCACCCTGCTCAATTGCTTCTCGGGCCTCGACGATCTGACGTCGGGGGACGTGCGCATCGAGGGCGTGTCCCTCGCCTCCATGGACGACGACGCAAAGAGCCGGTACCGGTCGCGGCGCATGGGGTTCGTGTTCCAGTCGTACAACCTCCTGCCCGTCCTCACCACCGTGGAGAACGTGGAGCTGCCGCTCCTGGTCGCCAAGGCGCCCGCGAAGGAAGCACGCCGGCGCGCGCTCGCCCTCCTGAAGGCCGTGGAGCTCGAGGGCTGGGAGGACCACAAGCCCGCCCAGCTCAGCGCGGGCCAGCAGCAGCGGGTCGCCATCGCCCGCGCCCTCGTGAACGACCCCGCGATCGTGTGGGCGGACGAGCCCACGGGCAACCTGGACTCGGAGACGTCGACGCAGATCATGGATCTGCTCGTGCGCCTGAACCGGGAGCAGGGGCAGACCCTGGTCCTCGTGACCCACGACGCCACGGTGAGCTCCCGGGCGCACCGGATCCTGAAGATGCGGAACGGGCAGATCGTCGAGGAGCAGCGGCTGAGGTGA
- a CDS encoding class I SAM-dependent methyltransferase — protein MNVNEATLLIADEYNRMAETYDRVVAPRIEPIAKAVAELIAPKAGEMILDVSTGTGLLACLLAPRTAPAQFVAIDLAEEALRVASYRAGTAGIRNIRFEMMDARNIVYRSKLFDAVGSNLGIPNLGYDRTFHEVHRLLKPGGRFVFSEWDAKLPPATAAYLELLEKHRTTTPSKTLVQLREAIALNRTAPEAKDLRDAAAVGRKLEAVEFSDVRDVVRTFPAHFTGAADLIAFETAWGWDERELAEMTPAQRSALEAELAERVKPWMGPAGLDVTWTVHVTIARA, from the coding sequence ATGAACGTGAACGAGGCCACGCTCCTCATCGCGGACGAGTACAACCGCATGGCCGAGACGTACGACCGGGTCGTCGCCCCGCGGATCGAGCCCATCGCGAAGGCCGTCGCGGAGCTGATCGCGCCCAAGGCGGGCGAGATGATCCTCGACGTGAGCACGGGCACGGGCCTCCTGGCGTGCCTCCTCGCACCCCGGACGGCTCCCGCACAGTTCGTGGCGATCGACCTGGCGGAGGAGGCCCTGCGAGTCGCCTCGTACCGGGCCGGGACCGCGGGAATCCGAAACATCCGGTTCGAGATGATGGACGCCCGCAACATCGTGTACCGGAGCAAGCTCTTCGACGCGGTCGGAAGCAACCTGGGCATCCCGAACCTGGGGTACGACCGCACGTTCCACGAGGTCCACCGGCTCCTCAAGCCCGGGGGCCGCTTCGTGTTCAGCGAGTGGGACGCGAAGCTCCCTCCTGCGACCGCCGCGTACCTGGAGCTCCTGGAGAAGCATCGGACGACGACGCCCTCGAAGACCTTGGTCCAGCTCCGGGAGGCGATCGCCCTGAACCGCACGGCCCCGGAGGCGAAGGACCTCCGCGACGCCGCCGCGGTGGGGAGGAAGCTCGAGGCGGTCGAGTTTTCGGACGTCCGGGATGTCGTGCGGACGTTCCCCGCGCACTTCACGGGCGCGGCGGACCTGATCGCCTTCGAGACCGCGTGGGGCTGGGACGAGCGTGAGCTAGCGGAGATGACGCCCGCACAGCGCAGCGCCTTGGAGGCGGAGCTCGCGGAACGCGTGAAACCGTGGATGGGCCCCGCGGGTTTGGACGTGACGTGGACGGTCCATGTCACGATCGCGCGAGCCTGA